In one Betta splendens chromosome 14, fBetSpl5.4, whole genome shotgun sequence genomic region, the following are encoded:
- the LOC114869177 gene encoding cell adhesion molecule DSCAM-like isoform X1 produces MWILALIFSQCILNVLCEDLRSSLYFVNASVQEVVFASTTGTSVPCPAAGVPSASLRWYLATGEEIYDVPGIRHVHQNGTLQIFHIPPSSFSKLIHDNTYYCTAENPSGRIRSQDVHIKAVLREPYTVRVEDQKAMRGNVVVFKCIIPASVEAYITVVSWEKDTMSINAEMSRFLITSTGALYILDVQMEDGLYNYRCMTRHRYTGETRQSNSARLIVSDPTNSAPHILDSFERREVMASHRVELPCKASGHPAPKYRWLKDNRPLEPDTRFRQSVTGLLIERAQPSDTGTYVCEVWNGYGNAEVVGRLQVKEPLKVVVSPRKVKGSVGSQVSLSCSVTGSEEYQLSWYRNGELIYPSNSVRMTGQNRENLVMAGMAKSDGGAYQCFARHGKMSAQDFVQVILEDGTPKILASFSEKVYNINEFVSLSCTVKGTPEPRVTWTLDDEPVVRNTRHRISHYTNTEGHAVSHLNISQTQVPDGGVYRCICNNSAGTVSYQARINVRGPASIRPMKNLTAIAGRDMYIHCRVIGYPYYSIKWYKDSNLLPYNHRQRAFENNGTLKLFDVQKDVDEGEYTCNVLVQPQLSTHQSVYVTVKVPPTIHPFEFPRFSIGQRVFIPCVVMSGDQPVFITWQKDSRPIPASLGVTIDNIDFTSSLRISNLTLMHNGNYTCIARNQAAAVEHQSQLIVRVPPKFVVQPKDQDGIYGKAVILNCSAEGYPVPTIQWEYSKGAGVPQFKPIVLNSGFRIEVLVNGSLLIKHVLEEDSGFYLCRVSNDVGADVSKSMYLNVKIPAMITSYPNTTLATQGEEKKMSCTAHGEKPIMVRWEKEERIINPETSRYVISVKEVGDEVISTLQIMPTVREDSGFFSCHAINSFGEDRGIIQLTVQEPPDPPEVEIREVKDRTIALRWTMGFDGNSPITGFDIESKNKSASWDTAQKTKDVSPQLNQATIIDLHPSSTYNIRMFAKNLIGKSEASNELTITTDEAAPDGPPQEVQLEAFSSQSIRVTWRPPKKHLQNGAIRGYQVGYREYSSGGNYQFSVISVETTGDNAENLVLDNLKKFTQYGVVVQASNSAGTGPSSTEVAATTLEDVPSRPPENVQATATSPEVISLSWLTPPKDALNGNLLGFRVIYWANLPDGELGEIRNVTSAKPSLELDGLEKYTNYSIQVLAFTRAGDGVRSEQIYTRTKEDVPGPPAGVKAAAASNSVVFVSWLPPLKVNGIIRKYTVFCSNPHPVVSSEFEAAPEVFFYRIPNLSRNRQYSIWVVAVTAAGRGNASEIITVKPMAEAPARILTFNGTVTTPWMRDIVLPCKAVGDPSPTIKWLKEINGTPAPVAIDSRRSVHGNGSLVIRTIKAEDSGNYTCVASNSFGSDKIVLNLQVQVPPDQPRLTVTKTTTTSITLSWIPGDNGGSSIRGYILQYSEDNSEQWGNFAISPSERSYRLENLKCGTWYKFTLTAHNAVGPGRISEIIEAKTHGKEPQYSKEQELFTSINATRVKLNLNGWNSGGCPITSFTLEYRPVDSPTWTTAQRTSLTKSYILYDLQEATWYELQMKVYNSAGYAEKRIKFATLSYDGSTIAPLVKAPNVSEDKSSGGEGLKMMVTISCVLVGIVVIFIGLLVLRRRRREQRLKRLRDAKSLAEMLMSKNTRPAEPINKQQQTLRMHIDIPRAQLLIEERDTMETVDDRSTVLLTDNDFGETQKQKSSTVTHTVHYQSLSQATGPLVDVSDARPGTSKSNPTARRTAKAGPAARNRYASQWTLNRPHPPVSSHTLSTDWRLPTPRVEGSVDKESDSYSVSPSQDTDRARSSMVSTESASSTYEELARAYEHAKMEEQLRHAKFTITECFISDTSSEQMTAGTNDYTDSLTSSTPSESGICRFTASPPKPQDVSRVMNMAVPKAHRPGGELVHLPPYLRMDFLLNRGMSCSGSARPTASGERAAMGQACLEPQKSRSLKRPSRMAPPTPTEAPQASRDPVAQWQPGSAATLPHREGSELAQATKLSTSQESLLDSRGHLKQSSNPYAKSYTLV; encoded by the exons TGTCTCGGTTTCTCATCACATCCACTGGAGCCTTGTATATACTGGATGTGCAAATGGAGGACGGGCTGTACAACTACAGATGTATGACACGCCATCGGTACACGGGCGAGACCCGACAGAGCAATAGCGCCCGTCTCATCGTCTCAG ACCCTACTAATTCAGCACCCCACATCCTCGACAGCTTTGAGCGTCGTGAGGTGATGGCGTCTCATCGGGTAGAGCTGCCCTGCAAGGCCTCCGGTCACCCCGCACCCAAATACCGCTGGCTAAAGGATAACCGGCCGCTGGAGCCTGACACACGCTTCAGACAGAGTGTGACGGGCCTGCTGATAGAGAGAGCCCAGCCCAGTGACACGGGGACGTACGTGTGTGAGGTGTGGAATGGTTATGGTAACGCTGAGGTGGTTGGcaggctgcaggtcaaag AGCCCCTGAAGGTGGTGGTGAGCCCACGGAAGGTGAAGGGCAGTGTCGGAAGCCAAGTTTCACTGTCCTGCAGTGTCACCGGCTCAGAGGAGTACCAGTTGTCCTGGTACCGCAACGGTGAGCTCATCTACCCCAGTAACAGCGTCCGCATGACCGGCCAAAACAGGGAGAACCTGGTCATGGCTGGGATGGCCAAAAGCGATGGAGGAGCCTATCAGTGTTTTGCCAGACACGGCAAGATGTCAGCTCAGGACTTTGTTCAAGTCATACTGGAAG ATGGGACCCCGAAGATCCTGGCTTCATTCAGCGAAAAGGTTTACAACATCAACGAGTTTGTGTCGTTGTCATGCACAGTGAAGGGCACGCCGGAGCCCCGGGTCACGTGGACCCTGGACGACGAGCCGGTGGTACGCAACACCCGCCACCGCATCTCCCACTACACAAACACCGAGGGCCACGCAGTGAGCCACCTCAACATCAGCCAGACCCAGGTGCCCGACGGAGGCGTGTACCGCTGCATCTGCAACAACTCGGCAGGGACAGTTTCCTACCAGGCGCGAATAAACGTAAGAG GGCCTGCCAGCATCAGACCAATGAAAAACCTCACTGCCATTGCTGGGCGGGACATGTACATCCACTGTCGTGTCATCGGTTACCCCTACTATTCCATCAAGTGGTACAAGGACTCCAACCTACTGCCTTACAACCACCGGCAGCGGGCCTTTGAGAACAACGGCACTCTGAAGCTTTTCGACGTGCAGAAGGATGTGGATGAAGGAGAGTACACGTGCAATGTGCTGGTCCAGCCTCAACTCTCCACACACCAGAGTGTCTATGTTACTGTCAAAG TCCCACCAACCATCCACCCGTTTGAGTTCCCTCGATTTTCCATCGGGCAGCGGGTTTTCATCCCCTGTGTGGTCATGTCTGGCGACCAACCCGTCTTCATCACCTGGCAGAAGGACAGCCGGCCAATCCCTGCCAGCCTCGGCGTCACCATAGACAACATAGATTTCACCAGCTCCCTCCGAATCTCCAATCTCACCCTGATGCACAATGGCAACTACACCTGCATCGCACGCAACCAGGCTGCCGCCGTCGAGCACCAGAGTCAGCTCATCGTTCGAG TTCCTCCTAAATTTGTGGTGCAACCCAAGGATCAGGACGGCATCTATGGAAAAGCAGTGATACTAAACTGCTCAGCAGAAGGTTATCCAGTGCCCACCATCCAGTGGGAGTACTCTAAAG GTGCCGGGGTCCCTCAATTCAAGCCCATCGTCCTCAACTCAGGCTTTCGGATCGAGGTGCTTGTCAATGGGTCTCTGCTTATCAAACACGTGCTTGAAGAAGACAGTGGCTTTTATCTGTGTAGAGTCAGCAACGATGTTGGCGCTGATGTCAGCAAGTCTATGTATCTCAACGTGAAAA TCCCTGCCATGATCACATCTTACCCCAACACCACGTTGGCCACACAGGGCGAGGAGAAGAAAATGAGCTGTACAGCCCACGGTGAGAAGCCTATCATGGTGCGCTGGGAGAAGGAAGAACGCATCATCAACCCAGAGACCAGTCGCTATGTCATTTCTGTCAAGGAGGTGGGCGATGAAGTCATCTCCACCCTGCAG ATTATGCCCACAGTGAGGGAGGACTCTGGCTTCTTCTCCTGCCACGCCATTAACTCATTTGGTGAAGACAGAGGAATTATACAGCTCACAGTGCAAG AACCGCCTGATCCCCCAGAAGTGGAGATCAGAGAAGTCAAGGACCGAACCATTGCATTGCGTTGGACTATGGGTTTTGATGGCAATAGCCCAATCACTGGCTTTGATATTGAAAGCAAGAACAAATCAG CCTCCTGGGATACTGCTCAGAAGACCAAAGACGTCTCCCCTCAGCTCAACCAGGCCACCATCATCGACCTGCACCCGTCATCTACTTACAACATCCGCATGTTCGCCAAGAACCTGATAGGCAAGAGTGAGGCTAGCAACGAGCTCACCATCACCACAGATGAAGCTG CTCCTGATGGACCCCCTCAGGAAGTGCAGCTGGAAGCCTTCTCATCTCAGAGCATCCGCGTCACTTGGCGG CCACCCAAGAAGCATCTGCAGAATGGCGCGATTCGAGGCTACCAGGTGGGCTACAGGGAGTACAGCTCAGGAGGAAACTATCAGTTCAGTGTGATCAGCGTGGAAACCACTGGGGACAATGCAGAGAACCTGGTGCTGGACAACCTGAAGAAGTTCACCCAGTATGGAGTTGTTGTGCAAGCCAGCAACAGTGCAGGGACGGGGCCCTCCTCCACAGAGGTGGCtgccaccacgctggaggacg TGCCCAGCCGTCCTCCAGAGAACGTCCAGGCCACTGCCACATCTCCAGAGGTCATCTCTCTGTCCTGGCTGACCCCTCCCAAAGATGCTCTGAATGGCAACCTCCTAGGCTTCAGGGTGATCTACTGGGCCAACCTGCCCGATGGAG AGCTTGGAGAAATCAGGAACGTGACAAGCGCTAAGCCCTCTCTGGAGCTGGACGGACTGGAGAAGTACACTAATTATAGTATCCAAGTGTTGGCCTTCACAAGAGCTGGAGATGGCGTTCGAAGTGAACAGATTTACACCCGGACCAAGGAGGACG TTCCTGGTCCTCCAGCGGGtgtgaaggcagcagctgcatctaACTCAGTGGTGTTTGTGTCCTGGCTTCCTCCACTCAAAGTAAATGGCATCATCAGAAAATACACAGTTTTCTGCTCCAACCCACACCCAGTG GTGAGCAGCGAGTTTGAGGCGGCCCCTGAAGTGTTCTTCTACCGCATCCCCAACCTGAGCAGGAATCGCCAGTACAGTATCTGGGTGGTGGCTGTCACCGCTGCAGGCCGAGGAAACGCCAGTGAAATCATCACGGTCAAACCCATGGCTGAGG CTCCAGCTCGGATTCTGACCTTCAATGGAACAGTAACCACCCCCTGGATGAGGGACATTGTGCTGCCTTGTAAAGCAGTGGGTGATCCGTCTCCTACCATCAAGTGGCTGAAGGAGAT CAATGGAACCCCTGCACCTGTTGCCATCGACAGCCGTCGCAGCGTCCATGGCAATGGCAGCCTTGTCATTCgcacaataaaagcagaggaTTCTGGGAACTACACCTGTGTGGCTAGTAACAGTTTTGGCTCCGACAAGATCGTCCTCAACCTTCAGGTTCAAG TCCCACCGGACCAGCCTCGTCTCACTGTCACCAAGACGACCACCACTTCTATAACCCTCTCCTGGATTCCAGGAGACAACGGAGGCAGCTCCATCCGAG GCTACATTTTGCAATACTCGGAGGACAATAGCGAACAGTGGGGTAACTTTGCGATAAGCCCCAGCGAGCGATCGTATCGGCTGGAGAACCTCAAGTGCGGCACCTGGTACAAATTTACGCTTACTGCCCATAATGCAGTGGGGCCTGGGCGCATCAGTGAAATCATTGAAGCAAAAACCCATGGGAAAG AGCCTCAGTACTCCAAAGAGCAGGAGCTCTTCACTAGCATCAATGCAACCCGGGTCAAGCTAAACCTGAATGGCTGGAATAGCGGCGGATGCCCCATCACCTCCTTCACCCTGGAGTATCGGCCTGTGGACTCGCCCACTTGGACCACGGCACAGCGCACCTCCCTCACCAAGAGCTACATTCTGTACGACCTGCAGGAGGCCACATGGTATGAGCTGCAGATGAAGGTCTACAACAGCGCTGGATATGCTGAGAAGAGGATCAAGTTTGCAACCCTCAGCTACGATGGCA GTACCATTGCACCTTTGGTAAAGGCGCCAAATGTGAGCGAAGACAAGTCCAGCGGGGGTGAAGGTCTAAAGATGATGGTGACCATTTCCTGCGTGTTGGTGGGCATTGTTGTCATCTTCATtgggctgctggtgctgagaagaaggagaagggagCAGAGGCTCAAGAGGCTTCGAG ATGCAAAAAGTTTGGCTGAGATGCTAATGAG TAAAAACACCCGTCCAGCAGAGccaataaacaaacagcagcagacgctTCGCATGCACATCGACATCCCCAGAGCCCAGCTACTGATCGAAGAGAGGGACACCATGGAGACCGTTG ACGACAGATCCACGGTGCTACTCACTGACAACGATTTTGGGGAGACCCAGAAGCAGAAGTCGTCCACTGTCACCCACACCGTCCACTACCAATCACTGTCCCAAGCCACTGGTCCACTGGTGGATGTGTCTGATGCCAGACCAGGAACCAGTAAGTCCA ACCCCACCGCCCGCCGCACAGCtaaagctggtccagctgctCGCAATCGCTACGCCAGCCAGTGGACTCTAAACCGACCCCATCCCCCTGTCTCCTCCCACACTCTCAGCACTGACTGGAGGCTGCCCACACCCAGAGTGGAAGGCTCTGTAGACAAAGAAAGTGACAGCTACAGTGTCAGCCCATCTCAGGACACAG ACCGAGCGCGAAGCAGTATGGTGTCAACAGAGAGTGCCTCCTCCACTTATGAAGAGCTTGCAAGAGCGTATGAGCACGctaagatggaggagcagctgcgcCACGCAAAGTTCACCATCACCGAGTGCTTCATCTCTGACACTTCCTCAGAGCAGATGACAGCAGGCACTAATGACTACACAGACAGCCTGACGTCCAGCACGCCGTCCGAGTCAGGCATCTGTCGCTTTACTGCCTCCCCGCCCAAGCCTCAGGATGTCAGCCGGGTCATGAACATGGCTGTGCCCAAGGCCCACAGACCGG GGGGCGAGTTGGTTCATCTTCCTCCCTACCTGCGCATGGATTTCCTTTTGAATCGAGGCATGTCCTGCTCGGGGTCGGCCAGGCCGACAGCTAGCGGGGAAAGAGCTGCCATGGGGCAGGCGTGCCTGGAACCCCAGAAGAGTCGTTCTCTGAAGCGGCCGTCTCGCATGGCACCCCCGACACCCACAGAGGCCCCTCAGGCCAGCAGGGACCCAGTGGCTCAGTGGCAGCCCGGCTCCGCAGCCACGCTCCCCCACAGAGAGGGCTCAGAGCTGGCCCAGGCCACCAAGCTCAGCACCTCTCAGGAGTCCCTGCTGGACTCACGAGGACATctcaaacagagcagcaacCCCTACGCAAAGTCCTACACACTGGTATAA